Below is a genomic region from Alphaproteobacteria bacterium.
TTCGAGGCGATCCGGATCGCCTATCGCCGCCTGGCCAAGGCCCACCATCCCGACGTGAAGCCGGGAGACGCGAAAGCCGCCGAGCGCTTCCAGTTGATCCAGGCGAGCTACGAGGTTCTGCGGCGGGCCGAGGAGCGGCGCGCCAATCTCACGTCGTAGCCGAGTCGAGGTCGCCTTATCCGTTTGAGCGGCCTGTATTTTCCGCGTGATCGGGCGTAACATGGCTTCATGTGGGTCGAACGGCCGAGCGTGAGTCGCCGGGCTACCGCCGCCTTTGGCGCCGTGGCGCTGGAGGGGCTGATCCTCTACGCGATGATCTTCGGCTTCGCGCTGACCTTGCCGGCCGTGCGCGAGGACCGGATGAAGCTGATCGACATCCTCGCGCCGCCCCCGCCGCCGCCGGTTCCGCCGCCGCGGCCGCGGGATACGGGCAGCCGGCGCCGGGAAGGCGCGGCCTCGCCCGCGAACCTGCGCGCGCAGGCGACCGAGGTGGTCGCCCCAAAGCCCGTCGTTCCGCTTCCAACTCCTCCCCCGGTGATCGCCGCCCCCGTCGCGCGGCAGGGCGCAGCGCCTTCGGCCGGCGCGGCGAACGTGCGCGGCCCCGGCTTCGGCAGCGGCGGTATCGGGGTCGGGACGGGCAGTGGTCGGGGCGGCAATGGCGACGGCGGGGGCTATGGCGAGGGCGACGGCGGCTTCACCCCGCCGCGCCACGTCAGCGGCCGGCTCAGCGACCGCGATTTCCCCTCGGTGGTCGGCGAGGCGGGCGGGGGCGGGACGGTCTCGGTCCGCTTCACCGTCGAGGTCGACGGCCATGTCGGCCGCTGTGTGGTCGACCGCTCGAGCGGCAACCGGCTCCTCGACGACACGACCTGCCGCCTGATCCAGCAACGCTACCGCTTCCGGCCCTCGCTCGACCCTTCCGGCCGCCCGGTTCGCTCTCAAATCGTCGAGGACCACAGCTGGATGACCCTGGACGATCCCGAGCCTTATGACGACCGGCGCCGCCGTCGGCGGTTCTAGCCCGTGAACATGAATGTGCCGGTGACGCTGGCGATCGGATCGCCTTCGTCTTCCTCATAGGCGGTGCCGCGGGCGAAGGCGACGCTTCGGGTGACTGCGAAGCAGGTGGCGCGGCCGACGATCGTCCTGCCCGGCGTCGCCGGCCTCAGATAGTCGACGCGAAGGTCGAGCGTTGCCTGGGGCCGGAAATGGCCGAGTTTGATCCAGATGGCGAGGCTGGTGGCCATGTCCATCAGGCTGACGATCGGGCCGGAGGCGACGATTCCGCTCTCCGGCATGCCGATCAGCTTTGGGTCGTAGGGAAGATCGAGCTCGACCCAGTCCTCGCCATGGCCGCGATAGGCGATTCCAAGGGCGCCGCCATGGCCGAGCGTGCGGACGTAGGACATGAAGCGCTCGGGATCGAATGCTTCGCCCGGCGCGCGCGGATCGCTCACGCCGCCAGCCGCCCCGCGGTTTCGCGGATCAGGGCGATCATGTTCGGGATGCCTTGGGTGCGGTTCGAGCTCAGCTGGTTCCTGAGATCGAAGGGCTCGAGCGCCGCGTCGATGTCGAGGGCGAGGATTTCCTTCGGCGTCCGGTCCTGCACGGCGAGCAGGACCAGGGCGACGATCCCCTTGGTGATCGCGGCGTTGCTGTCGGCGAGGAAATGAAGCCGTCCGTCGCCTTGCGGCACAGGATAGAGCCAGACCGAAGCCGAGCATCCCCGCACCAAGGTGGCGTCGGTCTTGAGCGCGTCGGGCATCGCTTCGAGGTCGCGGCCGAGGTCGATCAGCAGGCGGTAGCGGTCGTCGGCGTCGAGCAGCTCGTAATCGGCATGGACGTCGTCGATGGATTGGAAAGGCATGGCGCCCGCTTAGCTCGGCAAGCGCGGCGCGTCATCCTTCGTTGCCGCTGGCGATCGCTTCGAGACGGCGGATCCTGTCCTTGAGGTCGGCGAGCTCAAGGCGGGCGGCGGCCGGAGTCGAGGGTTCGGCGAAGCGCTGGCGCTGGCTGATCTCCATCCGGCGCAAGTCGAGCCAGCCGTCGAAGCCGCGGAGAGCGGCAAGGCTGACCATCGCCATCGCGATGACGATCCCGGCGAATAGCGCCGTCAGGGTTCCCGGATCGCCCATCTCCATGCCTCCTATCGGTCCCGCAGCCGCTCGATCTCGCGTTCGAGGCTGTTTTCCTTCTCGACCGTGATTCGCTCGATCACCTGAAGGCGCTCCTTGAGCTGCTTGACCTCATCGCGCAGCCGCTGGGTCTCGGCATCGTCGCGCTCCGGCAGATCGCCGCGGCTGCGGCCGCGGCGGCCGCCGTAGATCGACCGTATGACGCTTGCGACCATCACCGCCACCACGATCATGGCGACCATTTCGAATTGGTTCATTGCTTCGGTTCCTTCCCCGCCTCTCAATCCACCGGCAAGTCGCGCAGCCGCTCGATCTCGTCGGCCATGTTCATGCCCTTGTCGGTTACGATCCGCTCCAGCACGCGCACGCGCTGCTCGAGCAGGTCGCCGCGCGGATTGACCGCCGCGGCCTTGGCCGCCTCGATCTGCGCTTCGAGCTCCATCCGCTTCTCGCGGTGACGCAAGACGCGGCTGACGAGGCCGAACAGCGCGATCGTCGGGAGCCCGATCACCACGAAGGCGACGAGGGCCTCGCCAAGTCCCATCATCTCAATTCCTCGGCAGGCGCAGGGCTTCGATTTCCTGCGTCAGGCGGTGGCTGTCGTCGGTGACGATCCGTTCGACGTTGGCGAGGCGATCCTTGACCGCGCCCATTTCGGCGCGGAGCTGGGCATTCTCTTGGCTCAGGAGCTTGATCCGCTCCATCGCCTCGTCGCTCTTCTTGGGATAGACCGCCTGGCCCCAGGCTCCGTCGAGCGGATAGCCATGCTTGATCCGCATCCACGTGGTCACCACCCAGCCGAGGACGGCGATGCCGCAGCCGACGGCCATGAACGGGAACAGGATGTAAAAGAATTGGAGCTTTTCGGGGCTCATGAGTCGTTCTCCCTAGCGCAGGTTTTCGATTTCGCGCGCGGTGCGCTCGGCGGGGTCGGTGGCGATCCGCTCGAGCACCGAAAGGCGCTCCTCGAGCCGCCCGATCTGGCCGGTCAGCCGCTCGTTCTCGCTGGTAAGCAGCTCGATCTTGCGCTCGGCCGACGGATCCTCCCTGGAGGCGGTTCCCGACCACTCATTCTCGAGCGGGTAGCCGTGGCGGGCGCGGATCCAGCTGGTCAGCACCCAACCCATGGTCGAAATGAAGATGATCGCGATGACGAAATTGGGTCCGGCGAAACTCATGACGATTCCCCTCTAGCCCGCGTGGCGCAGGTCTTCGATCGCGGCGGCGGTGCGCTGGGCTGGATCGGTGGCGATCCGCTCGAGCACCGCGATCCGCTCTTCGAGCCGGCTCACCTGGCCCTTGAGGCCGCTATTCTCGCCCGAAAGCAGCTCGATCTCGCGCTTCGCCTCGAGGCCGGCCGTGGACGCCTTGATCCGGCCGCGGCTTCGGATCCAGGCATGAATGAGGGTCGCGGTCAGAACCATTGCGGTCATGATCGTGACGAACATCGCGACGGTATCGTCCATAGTCTCGGGTTCCCCTTTGGCCGGCGGTTAGCGAAGCTGCTCGATCTCGCGGGCGAGCCGGCCGTTCGAGCTGGTGACGTAGGTTTCCATGTCGGCGAGCCGCCGGTCGATGTCGCGCAGCCGGCCGCGCACTTCGCGCGCCATCATGTGCGGGTTGCGGCGCACGCCCTGCCAGAATTTCTTCTGCTCCGGATCCTGCCGATAGAGCTCGCTTGGCTTGAGCGGCGCCATCCAGGCGATGACCCAGTAAGCGAGCAGCGGCGCGCCCTGTCCGATCAAAGTGCCGATGACGAAGCCGATTCGGACGATGGTGACGTCGACTCCGGTATAATCGGCGATCCCCGCGCAGACGCCCTTCCACTTGGCGTTCTGCTTGTCGAGGTAGAAGCGGGTGCGCGGTGCGTTCATTTCGGCCTCCGGCTGGAACGGTTGCTGCGCTCGGCGGTCTCGTAGAGCCGCTCGGAGCGGTCCTCGAGCGCCGTCTCGACCGGATCGTGGCTGAGCGCGCGCCAGTTGGGATTTTCCGCCTGCACGATGCGCTCGATCGTCACCATCCGGTCGTCGAGCCGGCGCGCCAGCTCGTAAAGCTCGTCGAGCAGATCCTCGTCCTGCATCGTGATCGTCTTCGCGGTCTTCCACCTCGTGATGTAGTGAAACAGCACCCACGGGAAGCCGATGAACAATATCGCCATGATCGGCAGGGCGAGGATCGGGCCTTCGAGTTCCATTTATTCCCCCTTGTTCGCGGCTTCGCCGCCATTGGTGCGTTTTGCGAGCGACGCCTTCAGCGCCTCGAGCTCGGCGTCGACCTTGTCGGCGTTGCGAAGCTCGGAAATCTCTTCCTCCAGCGTCTTCGGCGCGGCGCCGAGGCTGAGCGCGTCGGCCTCGCCCTCGGCGAGATCGGCGTGGCGTTCGAGCACGTCGAAGCGCGAGAAGGCGTCGTCGACCTTCGGCCCCGAATACATCTCGCGAAGCCGGGTTCGGTTCTGAGCGCTCTCCATTCGGGTCATCACCGCATTCTGCCGGGCGCGGGCCTCGCGCAGCTTGTTCTGAAGCTTGGCGATGTCCGCCTCGCTGGCGCGAAGCGCGTCGTTCAGCACCTCGATCTCGCTGTTGAGCTGATCGGCCATGTCGGCCGACTTCTGCTTTTCGAACAAAGCCTGCTTGGCGAGATCCTCGCGGCCCTTGGAAAGGGCGAGCTCGGCACGCTCGACCCAGCTGTCCTGGAGCCGGTCGAGCTTGGAAATCTGGCGCCGCATCTCCTTCTGGTCGGCGATCGTGCGCGCGGCGGAGGCGCGGACCTCGACGAGGGTTTCCTCCATCTCCATGATGATCATCCGGATCATCTTGGCGGGGTCCTCGGCCTTGTCGAGGAGATCGGTGACGTTGGCGGCAATGATATCGCGCGTCCGCGAAAAGATGCCCATGGGGATGAACTCCTTGTATGAAACAGAGGCGCCGCCGGGCGTGGATTGGCCGGGCCGGAGGGGAGCGGTGATGCGCATCAGCTCCCCGGGTCCGATCGTGATCCGTGCCGGGCGGGCCTTAACCATTCGCGACGGTCCCGGTCTGGACCGAAGCGATCAGCGTCCGGTCGACTGGACGCATCGTCCCGCCCGAGGCGGCGCTGATCGAAACGGTGGAAAGGGCGATAGCGCCGACCGTGGCCGTGGCGACGCGAGCGAAGCGATCGAAGGTGAACATGTCGGTCTCCCTGACTGGTTTGCATTCTCGTCCTTGCCGACCATCGGCGTGACGCGAATTTCTAAGCACGGGGCGTGCCAACCGCGGAAAAGCCCGGAAAACCGCCAAAAACTGCGCCAGCCAGGACGATAGTTCTTGCCAACAGGTGGCGGAATACGCCAATAGTCGGGAATGGAGCGCAATACCCACCTCGTCGGCCAATCCACCTCCTTCCTCGACGCGGTGGAGCGCGCAAGCCGCGCGGCGCCGCTCGACCGTCCGGTATTGGTGATCGGCGAGCGCGGAACCGGCAAGGAGCTGATCGCCGAGCGGCTCCACCACCTTTCCTCCCGCTGGGACGGCCCGCTCATCGTCATGAACTGCGCAGCCTTGCCCGAGACGCTGATCGAGGCCGAGCTTTTCGGGCACGAGGCGGGCGCCTTCACCGGCGCGACCAAGGCCCGCCCGGGCCGGTTCGAGGAGGCCAATGGCGGCACGTTGTTCCTCGACGAGCTGGCGACGCTCTCCAGCCCGGCGCAGGACCGGCTGCTCCGCGCGATCGAATATGGCGAGGTGACCCGGATCGGCTCGAGCCGGCCGCTCACCGTCGACGTTCGGATCGTCGCGGCGACCAACGAGCATCTGCCGCGGCTGGTCGACGAAGGGCGGTTCCGCGCCGACCTGCTCGACCGGCTGAGCTTCGAGGTGGTCACCCTGCCGCCGCTGCGCCACAGGCTCAGCGACATCGCGGTCCTCGCCGAATTTTTCGGCCGCAAGATGGCGATGGACATCGAGATGGACGCCTGGCCGGGCTTCAGCGAGAGCGGGATGGAGCGGCTCAAGACCTACGACTGGCCCGGCAACGTGCGCGAGCTTCGCAACGTCGTCGAGCGCGCCGTCTATCGCTGGGCCGGCCGCGAGGGCCCGATCGACGACATCCAGTTCGATCCCTTCGAAAGCCCATGGCGCCCGCTCACCTCGACGCGCGTGAAGGCCCCGCCGGCGTTGGCCGCGCCCGGCGAGGCGGCGGCCGCTCTGCCGATGCCCGCGAAGCACAATCCGGAGGAGTGCGCCGACTTGCGCCTGGCCGTCGCCGAATATGAGAAAGCGATCCTTGCCACCGCGCTCGAACGCTGCCGCTGGAACCAGCGCGCCGCGGCCGCCGCGCTCAGCCTGACCTACGACCAACTCCGGCACGCGATGCGCAGGCACGAGTTGCAAGGCGGCTAGAGACCCGCCGACGTGAGGCGAGGACGGCAAGACTATGTCCGCATTGCCCTGGTCGCGAACGAGCAACGCCTGCGATAGGGGGCGACGGGCGTGAAGGCGCTCCCTTTAAAGAACCCTGAGCGCGTTCAACGCAGCGAGGGGTCGTAGCCTCGCGCCACGACCCGGCGTGGCCCGTAGGCTCGCGAGTCCACCGGGGTCAGCCGGGCGCCTGGCATGATCCAATTGTAGGCCGTGCGAACCCTGCCCGAGACCGGCCGACCCTGGGCATCGCGCCGCGGAGCGATCCGCGCCCGTTCGCGCATGATCGCGCAGGTTCTCTCGTCGAGCAGCGCGTGCCCGCTGGAGTAGAGGATCCTGCAATCGCTCACCCGGCCTTCCCCGGTCGTCTCCACCTCGAACTCCACGCGGCCTTCGGCGCGCCGGCGCAGAGCCTCGCGCGGATAATCGCGGACGCTGATGAAGCGGGTGAGGGCGCGCCGCGTTTCGGCCTGCTGCCGGAGCGAGGGTTCGGGGAGGGCCGATGGCCCCGAGGAGGCCGCGAGCGCGGCGAGCAAGGCTGCGATCATGCCCCGTTTCTACGCCTCGGCGGCCCCCGCGGCAATCAGGGTAACTAGGGAAGTGTCGCCTTTGGGAAGCCGTCCCAGGCGGAATCGTAATCGGGCTGGGCATGGTCCAGCGCGAATTGCGTGGGCCGGTAGGGCCAGCAGCTTTCGACCATGAAGGCCATCGTGTCGGCGATCCTGTGGGGCTTCAGCTCCGCCTCGCTCGCCGCCTTCCAGCTCGCCGCGTCGGGGCCGTGGCCGGCCATGAGGTTGTGAAGGCTCATGCCGCCGGGCGCGAAGCCCTCGGCCTTGGCGTCGTAGGCGCCGGCGATCAGCCCCATGCACTCGCTCATCACGTTGCGGTGGAACCAGGGCGGGCGGAACGTGTCCTCGGCCACCATCCAGCGCGGCGGGAAGATGACGAAATCGGCGTTGGCGCGGCCGGGGACGTCGCTGGGGCTGGTCAGGACGGTGAAGATCGAGGGATCGGGATGATCGTAGCTGATCGATCCGATCGTGTTGAACAGGCGCAAATCGTATTTCCACGGCGCCAGGTTGCCGTGCCAGGCGACGACGTCGAGCGGGCTGTGGCCGATCTCGGTGACCCACAGGGAGCCGAGATGCTTCTGGACCAGCGCGAAGCGCCCATCCCGCTCCTCATGGGCCGCCGCGGGCGTCAGGAAGTCGCGGGGATTGGCGAGGCCGTTTGAGCCGATCGGCCCGAGCTCGGGCAGGCGGAACAGGCTGCCGTGATTTTCCGCGACATAGCCCCGCGCTTTGCCGTCGGGCAGCAGAACGCGAAAGCGCACGCCGCGCGGGACCAGCGCCACCTCGCCGGGCTCGATCTCGAGACGCCCCATCTCGGTAATCAGGTCCAGCCGCCCCTCCTGCGGAACGATCAGCATCTCGCCGTCGGCGTCGAAGAAATAGCGGTCCGCCATGTCGGCGTTGGCGGCGTAGACGTGAACCGCGACCCCTTCGAGATCGGCCGGATCGCGATTGGCCATCATCGTCGCCAGGCCATCGACGAAATCCACGCTTTCTTCCGGATAGGCGAGCGGATCCCAACGCAGCCGATTGGGCGCAAGCGCCGCATCGGAAGTGCCGGGGGCGAAAAGGGGCGCACCCTCGTACCGCCGATAGGGCGGATGAGCCGCGCTCGGCCGCATCCGGTAGAGCCACGATCGCCGGTTCTCGGCGCGCGGCGCGGTAAAGGCGGTGCCGGAAAGCTGCTCGGCATAGAGGCCGAAGGCCGGACGCTGCGGCGAATTGCGCCCCTGCGGAAGCGCGCCCGGCACGGCTTCGCTGGCGAAATGGCTGCCGAAGCCCGACATCATGGTACCGCTTGCGCCGATCATTTCGCTCCCACTGCCTGCGCCGTTGAACCGCGCGCGAGGCCCAGCCATAAGCGGGGCGAATGTCCTCCGCAATCGCCCAGCCCGTCGCCGAAGGGGGCCGCCCATTGAGCTCGCGCCCCATGCGCGCGCTCGTCTGGGGTTTTTGCGCGCTGCTGATCGCCGGCATCTGGTGGTTCGCGGCGAGCCAGGTGGCATTCGAGCGGAGCCAGGCGATCACCGATGCCATCCGCCAGAACGAAAACCGGACGATCGCCTTCGAAATCTATGTGAGGCGGACGCTCGAAGCCGCCGATCTGGTGACCCGCTACGCGGCGCGGCGATTCCAGCTTGGGGCGGAAGGCCTCGAATTCGCCGGAACGCCGGACAGGCCCGCTCTGATCGCCGGGCAAATCGTCCAGAGCGGCACCTTTCTCGGCATCAGCATCGCCAATGCCCGCGGCGAGATTGTCGGCACCTCGCTGCGCCGGGTTTTGCCGCGTTACAGCGTCGCCGATCATCCGGCCTTCCGAGTCCACGTCGCGCGCGACACCGGAGCGCTCTTCGTCAGCCCGCCGATCCATTCCCGCCTCGCCGGCCAGAACATCATCTGGCTGACCCGCCGCCTCAATCATGGCGACGGCTCGTTCGCGGGAGTGATCGCGATCAACATCCTGCCGGACCAGTTCACCGCTTTCTATCGCGACGCCCAGGTGGACGCGACGGACGTGATGTCGGTGATCGGCCTCGACGGGATCGCCCGGGCGCGCCGGTCCGGCGGGGTCGAAACCTCGGGCGAGGACATGCGCGGCAGCGTGGTCATGCGCAACCAGCTGGCCAATCCGAACGGCACGCACATCGGGCCCAGCATCTTCGACGGCCAGGTGCGAATCTTCAGCCATCGCCGGCTGCGCGATTATCCGCTGTTCGTCACCTACGGCATTACCGAGGCGAAGGTGCTCGCTCCCTCCCGCCATCGCGCCTCGATCCTTTTCGGCGGCGCGGCCCTGGTTTCGGTCGTCCTGGGGGCGCTCGCGGCGTTCCTGACCTTTTCGCTCAGCCGGCGCGACCGGCGCGAGGGCGAGCTGGCACGCGCCAACGAACGGCTGCGCGAGGCGCAGCGGATCGGCCAGATCGGTGACTGGGACTACGATATCGCCACCGGCGCGGTTTACTGGTCGCCGCAGCTTTGCGCCCAGTTCGAGCGCCGCCCGGAGGACGGGAGCCCGAGCTTCGAAGGGTTTCTTTCCTATCTCGACGAGGACGGCAGGGCCGCCGTGCTCCACGCTCACCAGCAGGCGCTCGCCACCGGCGAGACCCAGGAGGTCGAATATGAGGTTCGCCTGCCGAGCGGGATCGAGACGCTCCACCAAAGCGTGATCATGCCGACGTTCGACGGCGCCGGAAACGTGGTTCGGCTGCACGGCACCGATCAGAATGTGAGCGCTCGCAAGTTGCTCAATCAACTACAGACCCAGGTCGCCCATCTTTCCAGGGTCGAGGCGATGAACGCCATGGCCGCTACGCTCGCGCACGAGCTCAACCAGCCCCTGACGGCGGCCTCGAACTATTTGGCGGGAAGCAAGCGCCGGCTTCGATTGGGCAGCATGGAGCCGGACGAGCTCGAGCGCGCCATCGCCGATGCCGCGCAGCAGGTCCACCTCGCCGCCGACATCATAAGGCAGGTGCGCGAGATGGTCTCCAACCAGCCCAAGGCGGTCGCCTCGGTGTCGGTTTCGCGCATCGTCGACGATTCGCTCTCGCTGCTCTCCGTCACCAGCGCCTATCCGCGGCTGAAGGTGAGCAGGCACCTCGCCGCCGACGCGAAAAGCGTGAAGGGCGACCGGATCCAGGTTCAGCAGGTGATGCTGAACGTCCTGCGCAACGCGTGCGATGCGACCGGGAAGGTCGATCATCCCGAGATCGTCATCGCGACCCGTCGGGAGGGTCCGACGAGCGTGGTGATTTCGGTGTCGGACAACGGCCCCGGCTTCAGCCAGCCGGACAGCATCCGCTTCTCACCGTTCGCTACCACCAAGAAGAGCGGGCTCGGCCTCGGCCTCTCCATCTCGCGCACGATCATCGAAGCGCACGGGGGAAGGATCTGGATCGAGGACCTCCCCGAGGGCGGCGCTTGCGTCGCCTTCTCCTTGCCCGCCGCCCGCCGAGCCGCGGAGCGGCCGCCGACCGAGACGGCAGACGCAGGCTAGGGCCTTGGGCAGCCAAGCCGCCGCGCTTGCGGGTTTATCCCGATTCGCAAGTCTCCGGATCGCGTTCAAACGCAAAGCCGCAATTGCGGGAGGCGATCATGAAGCTGTGGCAAAAGATGCTCGCCGAGTGCGCGGGCACATTCTGGCTGGTGTTCGGCGGCTGCGGCAGCGCGGTCATCGCGGCCGGCTTTCCCGAAGTGGGCATCGGCCTGCTCGGCGTGTCGTTGGCCTTCGGCTTGACCGTCCTGACCGCCGCCTATGCTTTCTGTCCCATTTCGGGCGGCCACTTCAATCCGGCGGTAAGCCTCGGCCTGTGGGTCGGCGGCCGCTTCCCAGCCCGCGAGCTCGCGCCCTACGCCGTCGCTCAGGTGATCGGCGCCATTCTCGCCTCCTTGCTGCTGCTGACCATCGCCAGCGGCGCGCCGGGCTTCGATCTCGCCGCCTCCGGGCTCG
It encodes:
- a CDS encoding TonB family protein; translation: MKLIDILAPPPPPPVPPPRPRDTGSRRREGAASPANLRAQATEVVAPKPVVPLPTPPPVIAAPVARQGAAPSAGAANVRGPGFGSGGIGVGTGSGRGGNGDGGGYGEGDGGFTPPRHVSGRLSDRDFPSVVGEAGGGGTVSVRFTVEVDGHVGRCVVDRSSGNRLLDDTTCRLIQQRYRFRPSLDPSGRPVRSQIVEDHSWMTLDDPEPYDDRRRRRRF
- a CDS encoding PaaI family thioesterase, translated to MSYVRTLGHGGALGIAYRGHGEDWVELDLPYDPKLIGMPESGIVASGPIVSLMDMATSLAIWIKLGHFRPQATLDLRVDYLRPATPGRTIVGRATCFAVTRSVAFARGTAYEEDEGDPIASVTGTFMFTG
- a CDS encoding SufE family protein, which codes for MPFQSIDDVHADYELLDADDRYRLLIDLGRDLEAMPDALKTDATLVRGCSASVWLYPVPQGDGRLHFLADSNAAITKGIVALVLLAVQDRTPKEILALDIDAALEPFDLRNQLSSNRTQGIPNMIALIRETAGRLAA
- the pspC gene encoding envelope stress response membrane protein PspC, whose protein sequence is MNAPRTRFYLDKQNAKWKGVCAGIADYTGVDVTIVRIGFVIGTLIGQGAPLLAYWVIAWMAPLKPSELYRQDPEQKKFWQGVRRNPHMMAREVRGRLRDIDRRLADMETYVTSSNGRLAREIEQLR
- the pspB gene encoding envelope stress response membrane protein PspB; its protein translation is MELEGPILALPIMAILFIGFPWVLFHYITRWKTAKTITMQDEDLLDELYELARRLDDRMVTIERIVQAENPNWRALSHDPVETALEDRSERLYETAERSNRSSRRPK
- the pspA gene encoding phage shock protein PspA → MGIFSRTRDIIAANVTDLLDKAEDPAKMIRMIIMEMEETLVEVRASAARTIADQKEMRRQISKLDRLQDSWVERAELALSKGREDLAKQALFEKQKSADMADQLNSEIEVLNDALRASEADIAKLQNKLREARARQNAVMTRMESAQNRTRLREMYSGPKVDDAFSRFDVLERHADLAEGEADALSLGAAPKTLEEEISELRNADKVDAELEALKASLAKRTNGGEAANKGE
- the pspF gene encoding phage shock protein operon transcriptional activator — encoded protein: MERNTHLVGQSTSFLDAVERASRAAPLDRPVLVIGERGTGKELIAERLHHLSSRWDGPLIVMNCAALPETLIEAELFGHEAGAFTGATKARPGRFEEANGGTLFLDELATLSSPAQDRLLRAIEYGEVTRIGSSRPLTVDVRIVAATNEHLPRLVDEGRFRADLLDRLSFEVVTLPPLRHRLSDIAVLAEFFGRKMAMDIEMDAWPGFSESGMERLKTYDWPGNVRELRNVVERAVYRWAGREGPIDDIQFDPFESPWRPLTSTRVKAPPALAAPGEAAAALPMPAKHNPEECADLRLAVAEYEKAILATALERCRWNQRAAAAALSLTYDQLRHAMRRHELQGG
- a CDS encoding TonB family protein; its protein translation is MIAALLAALAASSGPSALPEPSLRQQAETRRALTRFISVRDYPREALRRRAEGRVEFEVETTGEGRVSDCRILYSSGHALLDERTCAIMRERARIAPRRDAQGRPVSGRVRTAYNWIMPGARLTPVDSRAYGPRRVVARGYDPSLR
- a CDS encoding homogentisate 1,2-dioxygenase — its product is MMSGFGSHFASEAVPGALPQGRNSPQRPAFGLYAEQLSGTAFTAPRAENRRSWLYRMRPSAAHPPYRRYEGAPLFAPGTSDAALAPNRLRWDPLAYPEESVDFVDGLATMMANRDPADLEGVAVHVYAANADMADRYFFDADGEMLIVPQEGRLDLITEMGRLEIEPGEVALVPRGVRFRVLLPDGKARGYVAENHGSLFRLPELGPIGSNGLANPRDFLTPAAAHEERDGRFALVQKHLGSLWVTEIGHSPLDVVAWHGNLAPWKYDLRLFNTIGSISYDHPDPSIFTVLTSPSDVPGRANADFVIFPPRWMVAEDTFRPPWFHRNVMSECMGLIAGAYDAKAEGFAPGGMSLHNLMAGHGPDAASWKAASEAELKPHRIADTMAFMVESCWPYRPTQFALDHAQPDYDSAWDGFPKATLP
- the aqpZ gene encoding aquaporin Z, giving the protein MWQKMLAECAGTFWLVFGGCGSAVIAAGFPEVGIGLLGVSLAFGLTVLTAAYAFCPISGGHFNPAVSLGLWVGGRFPARELAPYAVAQVIGAILASLLLLTIASGAPGFDLAASGLAQNGYGSASPGGYSMMSGFLIEVVLTAFFLIVILGATAECNEAGFQPIAIGLALTLIHLISIPVTNTSVNPARSTGPALMVGGTALDQLWLFWAAPLLGAALGAMLWRMLFERREA